A single genomic interval of Daucus carota subsp. sativus chromosome 1, DH1 v3.0, whole genome shotgun sequence harbors:
- the LOC108221412 gene encoding protein LURP-one-related 4, which produces MGKVYPCKPSSSACTASISSANMYTIWMKSLVVNGNGYTVYDSNGKVVYRIDNYDIKCRNEVYLMDLHGNVLCTISRKKLLRFGVWDGYKGCGPKVKNEKPWFEVTNCCNFLKKDSEYHVTIGSDKNLSTNFYKIGEVANKKSEFKIINGQGLIVAEVKQKLSACGVTLGQDVLSLRVEPSVDQSFIMALVAVYGLLNNRM; this is translated from the exons ATGGGAAAGGTCTATCCTTGCaaaccatcttcatctgcttGCACTGCAAGCATTAGCAGTGCAAACATGTACACAATTTGGATGAAATCTCTTGTTGTCAATGGAAATGGCTACACGGTCTATGATTCCAATGGCAAAGTCGTTTATCGGATAGATAATTACGATATCAAGTGCAGAAATGAGGTTTATCTCATGGATCTTCATGGCAATGTTCTGTGCACAATTTCGCGAAAG AAATTGCTAAGATTCGGTGTCTGGGATGGCTACAAGGGCTGTGGCCCGAAAGTGAAGAATGAGAAGCCATGGTTTGAAGTTACCAACTGCTGCAACTTCTTGAAGAAAGATTCAGAATATCATGTTACTATTGGTAGTGATAAAAATTTAAGCACAAACTTCTACAAGATCGGAGAAGTGGCTAACAAAAAGTCCGAATTCAAGATAATAAACGGGCAAGGATTGATTGTTGCAGAGGTTAAACAGAAGCTATCAGCGTGTGGAGTTACGTTAGGACAAGATGTATTAAGCTTGAGAGTTGAGCCTAGTGTAGATCAGTCGTTTATAATGGCTCTTGTAGCTGTGTATGGATTGCTTAATAATAGAATGTAA